The nucleotide sequence CAGCAGTGTCATTCCGCTAGAAAACGAAAACATATTGAAAATGAAAAGACACGAATTGCAATCTACTATAAAAAGAATGATGTTGTTTTCTTCTTCGAGCTCCAAACAGGTGAAGTTTTCAATAAGCAAAAATCTTGTTGTAGTATCTGCCGAGGATATAGATTTAGGTTCAAATGCAGTTGAAAAAATTCCCTGCGAGTATAATGGAGAGCAAATGGACATTGGGTTCAACACACAATATGTGAGCGATATTTTATCTCATGTAGAAAATGAAGAGGTAATATTTAAACTACATTCTCCAACTAAAGCCTGCATTATTGAACCAGGTAAAAAACAGGAAGGAGAAGACCTGATGTTATTATTGATGCCGGTGCGACTAAACACTTAAAATGTCTTTATCCTCTGTTAGCCTGAGAAACATTAGAAAACACACCGAAGCCCGGATAGATTTTTCTGATAAGCTGAACTATATTGTTGGTGGAAATGGTGTTGGAAAGACAACAATCCTGGAAGCAATTCATTATTTAAGCACAACAAAAAGCTGTGTAACATCCACGGACTCGGAGGCGGTAAAATTTGGAGCTCCAGGATTTTCAATTGAAGGACATTTTGCAGGAAGAACAGAAGACGAAACAAAGCTTACTTATTCTGTTAGTGATAATAAAAAACAATATTTATTGAACGGAAAACTAATTAATAGATTTTCAGAAATTATAGGAAAATTCCCTGTTGTGTTGATTTCTCCTTCTGACCATTCGATCACGCAAGGTTACTCAGCAGAAAGAAGAAAGTTTGTTGATTCTGTAATATCTCAAGCCAGCAGAACATATCTAAATCTGTTGATAGATTACAACAGAACTCTTAAACAACGCAACTTTCTCTTAAATAGAATTAGAGAAAGTAATAGAAATGATTTACAAGAGCTTAAGGCATGGAACGAGAAGTTGGTTGAGTCCGGCGTTGAAATAATTAGACACAGAGAAAATTTTGTGACAAATTTTGATTCATATATAAAAAACTCTTATTTGAGAATTCTTCATAAAAAGGAAGAACCAGCGATTCATTACTACTTTCTTGAAGGAAAAAGTTCAGAAGGCAAGGAATTAGATTTTTATGATTTACTGGAGAAACGAAGAGACGAAGAGATACGTCGGGGCACAAGTTTAGTTGGTCCGCACAAAGATGAGTTCATATTCAGTATTAATGGAATAAGTATTAAGAACTATGGCTCACAAGGACAGAACAAAACCTTTCAGGCAATATTAAGATTTGCAGAATATTTTTATTTGAAAGACAGAACAGGAAAATCACCTTTGTTTCTTCTTGATGATGTTTTTGGAGAACTGGACGCTGAACGTGCATCAGCAATAAGCTACTACTTAGAAGAAGTAGAACAAGCTTTTATAACATTAACAGATTTTGGAAATTTTTCTTTTTTGAGCATGGGAAAGGACAGCAGAATTATAAAACTATTCGACACAGGAGACATATCGTATGCGTAATAGTTTTAGAAGCTTAAAGGATGTTTTTATGAAGGAAATATCTCTTGCTGGTATGAGAGAGTTGGTAGAATCTTCGGATGTAATTGTGCAATTCTATGAAATATTTCCCAACCTGGAAAAGATAGCGGTTCCATTATCATGCGAGAAAAAGATTTTAAAACTAAAAGTTGAAAATCCGGCATGGAGAAACGAACTTAAATTTAAAGAATTTGAAATAATAGAAAACATTAATAAACATTTTAATGAACAAAGAATTAATCAAATAAGATTTATTGGATAACAGATGACAAAAAAAAGCAAACAAGAAGAATATAGTGCTAAAAATATTAATGTTCTTAAAGGACTCGAAGCTGTACGAAAAAGACCAGCAATGTACATCGGAGACGTAAGCAGCCGGGGTCTTCATCATCTGGTTAACGAAGTGGTTGACAACAGTATTGATGAAGCATTGGCGGGATATTGTGATATGATAGAGGTCAAAATTAATAAAGATGGCTCTGTTTCGGTAGCAGACAACGGCAGAGGAATTCCGGTAGATATGCATCCGGTTGAAAAACGATCTGCTCTGGAAGTGGTAATGACCGTTCTGCATGCCGGCGGAAAATTTGATAAAAGCTCATATAAGGTTTCCGGTGGTTTACACGGCGTGGGTGTTTCAGTGGTTAATGCTCTTTCCGAATGGCTGAAAGTGGAAGTTAAAAGAGATGGGCAGATATATTTTCAGGAATATAAAAGAGGAATTCCCGTTAAACCTGTCAAAGAGATAGGCAAAACGAAACGCGGTGAACGAGGCACAACAACAACTTTCTTTCCCGATCCTGAAATATTTAAAGCAACAGAATTCCGTTTTGATATTCTTGCTGAAAGAATGAGAGAGCTTGCATACCTCAACAAAACCATTACAATTAAAATCAGAGACGATAGAAACGGGGGCGAAGAGGAAACTTTTCACTTTAAGGGAGGTCTGATTGAGTTTGTTAAGTATCTCGACTCATCAAGACAGGCGCTGCATAAAACAGTTTATATTGAAGGCGAAAAAGACAACACCCCTGTTGAAATTGCTTTCCAATATACTGATGGCTATTCAGAAAACATTTTTTCATACGTAAACAACATTAATACGCACGAAGGAGGAACTCACCTGGTTGGTTTTAAAACTGCTCTTACCAGGACGCTCAATAATTATGCATATAAAAACGGACTTGTTAAAGAAGGAAAAATTACCCTGACCGGTGATGATTTTAGAGAGGGATTAACAGGAGTAATTTCCGTTAAGGTTGCAGAACCCCAATTTGAAGGACAAACTAAAACCAAACTTGGTAACAGCGAAACAAAGTCAGCAGTTGAAACACTCGTTGGTGAAAAGCTTGCTGAATTTCTTGAAGAGAACCCACCTGTTGGAAAAAAAATTATTGAAAAGTGTATGCGCGCTGCAGAAGCAAGAGAAGCAGCAAGAAAAGCTCGCGACCTTGCCAGAAGAAAAAATGCGCTGGACAATATGAATCTCCCGGGAAAACTCGCAGATTGCAGTATTACCGATCCGGAACATTGTGAAATATATGTTGTTGAAGGAGACTCAGCGGGCGGATCAGCGAAACAAGGAAGAGATAGAAAGTTTCAGGCGATACTTCCATTGAGAGGAAAGATTCTGAATGTAGAAAAAGCCAAGATGAATAAGATTCTCGAGAATAATGAAATCAGAGCAATCATTTCAGCAATAGGGGCTGGACTTGGTGCCGAGTTCGACCATTCTCAATCCAGGTATGGAAAAGTAATTTTAATGACTGATGCCGATGTTGATGGAAGCCACATAAGAACACTGCTTCTCACTTTTCTTTACAGGCACATGAAAGACCTGATTACTTCTGGTAAAGTTTATATTGCACAACCACCTCTTTATAAAGTTAAAAAAGGGAAAGAAGAATTTTATGCATACGACGAGAAAGAGAGAGATCAGATAATAAAAAGACTGAAGGTTGATGGAAAGGAAAAAGATAAAAAGAAAGTCGAAGAAAAAACAGAAGAAACTGCTGGAGAAGAAATAACAGAAGAAAAAGAAATTAAGGGAATTGTTATTTCCAGATACAAGGGCTTGGGGGAAATGAACCCGGAACAGCTTTGGGAAACGACAATGAATCCGGAAACCAGAACAATACTTCAGGTGACACTTGAAAGTGCGGCAAGCGCGGATAAAATTTTTGAAACTCTTATGGGCGACGATGTTGAACCCAGAAAAGAATTCATTGAAAAACATGCTAAGTACGCTAATCTGGATGTTTAATTAAATATGAAAAGAAGAAAAATATATATCCTGCAGCTTGACAAGGACGATCCAAAGCGAGAGCTGGAGTTTGAAGTTGCGTTTAATTTAAGCCTAACAGAAAAGCAGCGATACAAAAGAATGATGATGCTTATAAAGCGAACAATGGAAACAGTTAAAAAATATGACTATCCAAAAACTCCTTCGATCATTAAAAGATCATAGAGTAAAATTTATGGTCATTGGTGCACTGGCTTTTCCTGCACATGGTTATGCACGATCAACGTATGACATAGATATTTTTTATGAACCAACGAATACAAATATTAAAAGACTATTAAAAGCATTATAGTGTCGGTTATCAAGGACTTGAAGATTTAACTTTAGACGACCTGACAAAAAAGAAAACATTATTTCGTCAATATGTTTTAGATACAGATATTCACCCATTCGTAGCAGGTGTAAATTTTAATAAAGTATGGAAAACCAAGGTGAATGTAGAAATAGAAAAAGTTCAGGTGTTTGTTCCATCTCTTGATAATCTTATAGCTATGAAAAAAGCAGCAGGACGTAAAAAAGATTTAGCAGATTTAGAATTTTTAGAAGAAATCAGAAAGCAAATAAAAAAGAAGAAATAAAGTTTTATGGCAACAATATTTGAAAAAATAGTACCCGTTACTCTTGAAGAGGAAATGAAATCCTCTTACATAGATTATGCAATGTCAGTGATCGTTGCACGTGCATTACCAGACGTAAGAGACGGATTAAAACCAGTTCATCGGAGAGTGCTTTATGGAATGCACGAACTCGGAATGTTTCATAACAAAGCATATAAAAAATCTGCAAGAATCGTTGGAGAAGTTCTTGGTAAATATCATCCACATGGAGACACAGCAGTTTATGATTCTATGGTAAGAATGGTACAAGAGTTTTCGTTGCGCTATCCGCTTGTTGATGGACAGGGTAACTTTGGTTCCGTTGATGGCGATTCACCAGCAGCAATGAGATATACAGAGGCAAGGCTTGCACGTATTTCAGAAGAAATGTATCGTGACCTTGACAAAAATACGGTTGATTTTGTTCCTAACTTTGATGATTCCCTGCAGGAGCCAACCGTATTACCATCATATCTTCCAAATTTATTAATAAACGGGTCCAGCGGAATCGCTGTTGGAATGGCAACGAATATTCCTCCTCATAACCTTGGCGAGGTAGTTGATGGTTTAGTCGCGCTGATAAAAAATCCCGGCATAACAATAGAAAAACTGATGAAGAACATCATCGCCCCGGATTTTCCAACGGCAGGAATAATTTATGGTTATGCAGGAGTCAAAGAAGCATTTCTAACAGGTCGGGGAAGACTCATTGTACGCGCAAAAGCAAATATTGAAACACAGAAAAATGGTCGCGAACATATTATTATTACTGAGCTTCCATATCAGGTAAACAAAGCCAACCTCATTGAAAAGATGGCTGAGCTTGTTCGCGCGGGAAAGCTTGACGACATTAGTAATATAAGAGACGAATCAGACAGAGACGGATTACGTGTTGTAATCGAATTAAAAAAAGACGCCCAGCCGCCGATAGTTCTCAACCAGCTATTCGTTCACACACAAATGCAGACAACATTTGGTGTTATCATGCTTGCACTGGTTAAAGGTGTTCCAAAAGTTCTCAATCTAAAAGAAATGCTTCAGCATTTTCTTGAACACAGAATGGACGTGCTGATTCGCCGAACAAAATTCGAGCTTGACGCCGCAGAAAAAAGAGCACACATACTTGAAGGATACATCATTGCGCTGGATAACATTGATGCCGTAATTCAGACCATCAAAAAATCCAAAGATGTTGAGACTGCAAAACAAAATCTGATGAAGAAATTCAAGCTGAGCGAAATTCAGGCAAAAGCGATACTTGATATGAGATTGCAGCGACTGACCGGACTTGAAAGACAAAAGATAGAAGATGAATATAAAGAAACCATAAAGCTCATCGAAAAATTAAAAGGCATATTAAAAAGCGAAGAACGAAGAAATATTATTATCACCGAAGAACTTCTTGAGCTGAAGAAAAAATATGCGGACAAAAGAAGAACAGAAATCGTTTACGATTATGAAGACTTTTCACTCGAAGATATAATAGCAGAAGAAGACGTTGTTGTTACAATTTCTCACAGCGGTTTTATTAAACGTTTCCCTGTTAGCGGATACAGAAAACAAGGAAGAGGCGGCAAAGGTGTTACTGGTGCTGGAACTAAAGAAGACGATTTCATAGAACATATGTTCATCGCATCAACTCACCAATATATTCTTTTCTTCACAGACAAAGGAAGAGTTTACTGGTTAAAGGTGCATGAAATTCCGGAAGGCGGAAGAGCAGCGCGTGGAAGATCCATCCTGAATATTCTTCAAAAAGAAAAAGAAGAAATGATAACGGCATTTGTTGCCGTTAAGGAATTCAGCGATGACAAATTTCTTATTATGGCAACCGAGCACGGAACGATAAAGAAAACAGTTCTCTCTGCATACGGAAATGTTCGCAAGGGCGGAATAAATGCGATTAACCTGAAGAAGAATGACAGACTAATTGAAGTAAAGATGACAGATGGAACTAACGATATTATGATTGGAACAAGAAACGGTTTTGCTGTAAGATTCCATGAAAAAAGATGCGCGTAATATGGGCAGAACAGCCACAGGCGTAAGAGGAGTTCGTCTTGGAAAAGGTGACAAAGCTGTTGGATTACTTG is from Ignavibacteriota bacterium and encodes:
- the recF gene encoding DNA replication and repair protein RecF (All proteins in this family for which functions are known are DNA-binding proteins that assist the filamentation of RecA onto DNA for the initiation of recombination or recombinational repair.), with the translated sequence MSLSSVSLRNIRKHTEARIDFSDKLNYIVGGNGVGKTTILEAIHYLSTTKSCVTSTDSEAVKFGAPGFSIEGHFAGRTEDETKLTYSVSDNKKQYLLNGKLINRFSEIIGKFPVVLISPSDHSITQGYSAERRKFVDSVISQASRTYLNLLIDYNRTLKQRNFLLNRIRESNRNDLQELKAWNEKLVESGVEIIRHRENFVTNFDSYIKNSYLRILHKKEEPAIHYYFLEGKSSEGKELDFYDLLEKRRDEEIRRGTSLVGPHKDEFIFSINGISIKNYGSQGQNKTFQAILRFAEYFYLKDRTGKSPLFLLDDVFGELDAERASAISYYLEEVEQAFITLTDFGNFSFLSMGKDSRIIKLFDTGDISYA
- a CDS encoding DUF721 domain-containing protein, with the translated sequence MKEISLAGMRELVESSDVIVQFYEIFPNLEKIAVPLSCEKKILKLKVENPAWRNELKFKEFEIIENINKHFNEQRINQIRFIG
- the gyrB gene encoding DNA topoisomerase (ATP-hydrolyzing) subunit B, encoding MTKKSKQEEYSAKNINVLKGLEAVRKRPAMYIGDVSSRGLHHLVNEVVDNSIDEALAGYCDMIEVKINKDGSVSVADNGRGIPVDMHPVEKRSALEVVMTVLHAGGKFDKSSYKVSGGLHGVGVSVVNALSEWLKVEVKRDGQIYFQEYKRGIPVKPVKEIGKTKRGERGTTTTFFPDPEIFKATEFRFDILAERMRELAYLNKTITIKIRDDRNGGEEETFHFKGGLIEFVKYLDSSRQALHKTVYIEGEKDNTPVEIAFQYTDGYSENIFSYVNNINTHEGGTHLVGFKTALTRTLNNYAYKNGLVKEGKITLTGDDFREGLTGVISVKVAEPQFEGQTKTKLGNSETKSAVETLVGEKLAEFLEENPPVGKKIIEKCMRAAEAREAARKARDLARRKNALDNMNLPGKLADCSITDPEHCEIYVVEGDSAGGSAKQGRDRKFQAILPLRGKILNVEKAKMNKILENNEIRAIISAIGAGLGAEFDHSQSRYGKVILMTDADVDGSHIRTLLLTFLYRHMKDLITSGKVYIAQPPLYKVKKGKEEFYAYDEKERDQIIKRLKVDGKEKDKKKVEEKTEETAGEEITEEKEIKGIVISRYKGLGEMNPEQLWETTMNPETRTILQVTLESAASADKIFETLMGDDVEPRKEFIEKHAKYANLDV